The genomic segment AGGAGAGGAGCATAACGAAGCACGTTTTTACATCGACAAGAGTATTGGGCATCGGCAAGAGCTAGCCTATTCGTTGTATTTTGATACGCGTACGGGTGACATAAGCAAAGTGTTACGTAAATCAGATTGGTCTCGCGCAGGGCAAGCGTGGGGCACTGCGCGTTTTTTACATACGGGCGAATATTTTGGTGTCATCGGACAGACTATCGCAGGCTTTGTGTCTTTAATGGCCTGTATACTGGTTTACACTGGGTTTTTATTAGCTTGGCGAAGATTAGTCATTGCACCTAAACAACGAAAGCAAATGTCCGAAAGAAAAATCGGGCTGTAGAACATTGTGCGGAGCATATCAGCGAGGCAGGTTAATAACCATTTCTAAGCCTAAAAGTACTCCTTTGTTATCAAAGTAGTTTTGCGCACTTATATTCCCTCCGATTGCGGCTATTTGCCTCTGGGCTAAAGCGAGCCCTAAACCGAATCCACTTGGAGGGGTAGATGGTTTTAACGCCTTGTCTGACACTCGGGCTTTGTCGACACGGAAAAAGGGCTTAAATATATCTGATAGCATATCTTCAGGTACGCCGGGCCCCTGATCCTTAACCGCTAAGATATAACACTTGTCACTTTGAGTTAGGGAGACCTTTACTTCACGCTTCGCTGGCGTGTAACGCAGGGCGTTGCGTACGATGTTTTCAAAAGCTTGGCCTAATGCGGTTTGGCTACTTTGGGTTATTTCAGCATTTGTCGTTAATTCGGTTGTTAACGTGCAGTTCGGGTATTCAAAGCGCGCATCTTCACAAATAACCTCGAGTAATTCGACTAAGTCAAAGTCGTCAGTATTTAGGCGAGGCGATTCATTATTTAGCCATGCGAGTGTAAGCGTATCTTCCACTAAATTGCGCATGGTAGAGGCTTCATAACGCAGTCGTTCAAGGGCTTGCTTAGGGTTGATATTTTGCTCAACAAAGTCCACCGCCATGTCTATGCGAGTCAGTGGGGTGCGCAGCTCATGGGACAAATCAGCGAGCAGTTGCCTTTGATTATAAATAAGCATACTAATACGCTGTGCCATTTGGTCGAACGTGGCAGCAAGACGGGTGAGTTCGTCCTTTCTGTGTGGCAGATATGGCGCCACTCTTACATCTAGTTTCCCTTCACTAAATGCTTTTGTCGCGTTTTCCAGTTTTCTAAGGGGGGCCATCACATGTTGGTAAAGCACGAAACTTAAAATACAAAGTAATAATAACGGTAGAGCAATTTGTAAAAATAGTTTTGCATAAACCAGAAATTCTCCGGGCCGCATTCGTTGCGGTAGCTGAATCAGCAAGTGACTAGATGCATCAGAAAAGGGGATTTCCATGGTTGGATTTTCTTCAAAATAAAGGTGTATTTTCCACTCAACACTTCTTCCGAGTTGAAACCGCTCAAGGTAGTTTTCAGGTAGGCTTGTGTCCGCAAAAGGCGTGATGTTTGAATGTACAACCGCCGCCCAAGTATTTTCTTTTTGCTGAAGTGCTTTCAACCAAGCGGCCAGAGCAGCTTCGCCGTCTTGACGTAAAATAGTTTCAGCTTCGCGACCATAATTTAATAGTTGTTGTTGGTGCTGGGCAGTAATAAAACTCATGCTGGTTTCTGTGTGGTTCGTTAACCAGCTTAGTGCCCAAAATAGCACAACGGTGCCTAATGCGATAAACGCACAAAGCCGCCAAAAAAGTGTGTTTTTCATGAAAATTGATAGCCTTTGCCGTGCATAGTCAATAGGCGTTCAGGGGGCATTCCAGCCTCGACCAATTTTTTGCGAACCCGACTCACATGCATATCTAAGCTCCGGTCGTAGCGGCTAAACGATCTGTCGAGTACCGTTTGATACAAAAAAGCTTTGCTCATGATGTCATTTCTGTTTTCGACCAGCACCCAAAGTAATCTAAACTGAAGGGGAGTAAGCTCAACGTCACAATCAGCAAAAAATACCTGTTGTTTAGCGCGATTGAGTAACAGGTGATCTACGCTAAGTGTTGAGGCGTCTTTGTCTTTTTGCAGGGTTTGAAGGCTGCGTCGCAGTATAGCCTCGACCCTTAGCATCATTTCAGTAAAATTAAATGGTTTGGGCAGGTAATCATCGGCGCCTTTACGATAGCCTTCAATCCGCTCTTGCTCCGCACCACAAGCGGTGATCATCATGATGGGGGTTTGCTTCACTTTACGTATTTGGTTCAGTATTGAGAAGCCACTAAGTGTCGGTAGAAGTACATCTAATAAAATCAAATCGAAACGTTTTTGCAGGGCACACTGTAAACCGCTATGTCCGTCCCGACATTGCTCTGTGTTAAAACCTCTTTCTTTGAGCAATCTGGCGACTTGGGCACCTAATACGACATCGTCTTCAATGATTAATATACGCGCAGACATGGGAATTTAGCTGTGATGAATGGTTTTTAGATGTTATTGATAATCATTCCTGTTTTCAAGTTTAATCTCCTGAATTGACCGATTTTACGAGTATAATATCCGTCTGCTTTTACTAAAGTGAGAGGCAATATGAGCTCAATCCTCATATCGTTGTAATAATCCTTGGCTGCATTTCTCAGTTGTTACTCATTAAAATCAGACGCTTGGCTCGTCACAAGATCGTCATAATTTTGCATTCAAATTGTAACGAAAAGTCGTCACATTGTTGCGGTCAATTTAACTAGAGACCACACAGTCATGAAAAAAACAGCTAAAACACACTTAGCATTATGCGTAGCAATGGCGATAGGTAGCCAATCATTTATTAGTTTCGCAAATGCACAGGAAGCGCCTAACGACGCCGCAATTGAAGAGATAACGGTCGTTGGAAAAAGCGTTTCTTACGCCAATAACCAAACTTCTGACGAAATGGTAAAACAACAAAGCTCGTTAACGAGCGCGTTGGCCGTTATCGATAATTTGCCTGGAGTTTTGATCAACGAAGGTGACACCTTTGGATCTGATGATTGGTCAACCACTGTGTCTATTCGTGGTTTTCAGTTGAGCCTAGATGAACAGCAAATCGGTATTACTATTGATGGCATTGCTAATGGTAATTCAAACTATGGCGGTGGTGCTAAAGCTAATCGCTACATTGATACCGAAAACTTGGCCAAGGTTGAGGTATCGCAAGGTACGGGTGATATTGCATCGCGTTCAAATGAAGCGCTAGGCGGCACGCTTAACTTCACCACAGTCGATCCAGGTGTAGAAGAGTCCATGCTAATCAGTATTTCGGGTGGCAGCTTTGATGCACAAAAGTATTTCCTACGTTATGAAACCGGTGAAATTGCCCCAGATACCTATGCATGGGTCAGTGTTTCTAGCAGTGAGAATACTGACTGGATCACGCAAACCGCAGAAAATGAACATGATCACTTAGCTGGCAAATTTATTAGCATGATCAACAACGTTGAAATTGAGGGCTATTTTTCGTGGGATGATGTTCACGAAGCAAATTATCAGCGTATTAGCCTAGATCAATTTGAGCAAAACCCAGATAGCGACCGTTTAAATGGCCAGTGGACTGGTATCCCTTATGTTGATCAAGTTCACCGTCAAGGCTGGGCGACACTACGTGAAAACCTTTTTGCTTATTTAAAAGCCGATTATGCCACGGATAATTTTGAGGTTTCCGGCAATGTTTATTATCACGATAACGAAGGACGTGGTGATTGGGTACCTCCTTATGTGGTTGATGTAAGAGCAGACGGCGACGGTGTTGCGCATTCTGAACTGGTGTCTGGCAATACTGTGTATGGTGGTAGTGCATTAGGTCAACTTTATTATGTGGATAGCAGCGGGTTCGCTTTGAGCCCGACTGACGGTTGTACAAGTTCTATAACGGCCCCTTACGGCGGAGCGGGTCCTGAGTATGATCCAACATGCTACGCCCAAGGCGCTGTGCCAGTTGGCTCTTATCGTCATACCCACTATCAAAAAGAACGTTTTGGCTTTGATGCTGATTTTGCTTGGTATACCCAAATAAATGATATGGATAACACGCTTCGCGGTGGTATTTGGTACGAAGATTATAACCGTGAAGAATCACGTGATTGGCATAAAATTATTGATTCTCGCTCAGGTGTTGAATTCGATCACACGCCTTACTGGGTGCAATACTCGCGTGAATTCCCTGTGGAAACCATGATGCTTTACGCAGAAGATGAACTAGACATGGGATGGGCTAGCGTTCGCTTAGGCGTGAAACGTTTCTACGTTGACTTGGAACGTCAAGATAATTTCGACGAAAACAATACCGCTGAGATGAATTCTGACTCTGATACCTTATTCTCGGGCGGTATAGTCGTTCAGATGCCCATTGATGGCTTAGAAGCGTTCGCTGGATATGCAGAAAACTTCGCAGCGATTAAAGACACAGTACTTGAGCGCGATGCGTCAACGTTAACTCAAGTAGAGCCAGAAACTGCGGAAAACGTTGATCTAGGCTTGCGATATGTGTCAGCAGACTTCAATGCAAGCTTGACCTATTACAACATCAAGTTTGATAACCGTTTGACTTTTATTGCTCCCGACTCACCTGATGGTATCGATTTCTTAATCGGAACTAATGGTAGTTACGTTAACGTGGGGGGCATTGAATCGTCCGGTTTTGAAGCGTCTTTGTCATTCAACGTGACAGACTCATTAGCATTGTATGGGTCATTTACCTACAACGACTCAGAATACACCGACGGATCAATTGATTTCCCTGAAGGAAATACTGTATTTGGCTCGCCTGAAAATATGGCGGTTGTATCAGCAGACTGGACCCGAGGTAATTACTTCATTGGTGCATCAACCAAATGGGTAGATGATCGCTTTATCGATGCAGCAAATACCCAAGTGGCTGAAGCCTATTTAGTCACTGACTTCTACGCAGGGGTTAGTTTAGATGCGCCGGTTCAAGGTATTGAATCAATCGATTTACGTTTTACCGTCAATAATATGTTTGATGAGAGCTATCTAGGCGGAATTGCAGGACAATCTGCATGGATTGGCGCACCGCGCACCGCAGCGTTTAACGCTCAAGCGCGCTTCTAAGACGAAAGCGTTTCTAGCACCATAGGCGAGCTTTAGCTCGCCTTTTTCGTTTTTAATGATGCGTCTTATGCTGAGACAGACGCTTTTCTCTTCAAATGACGAGGCTCCTATGAACCAAATAAAACGAATAATACGCGTAAAACCCTTGATTATTTTGTGTCAAACATTATGGATTATTCTACTCGCAGCGCCTGTGAGTGCTGCGGATAATTTGCTTATCATCAGCATTGATGGCTTGCGTTGGCAAGAAGTCTTTAGAGGCTATGATGCTAACTTGTTAGCCAAGCCTGAATTCGCCGAGCAGGCGGAATCTATTCGCCACGATCTCGGTGCAAAAACAGCAGACGAAAAGCGTCACAAATTGATGCCGTTTTTGTGGCGTGTTATAGCAAAGCAAGGTCTGCTGATTGGTAATAGAGATAAGCAGTCAGCTATGGAGGTCAGTAACACTTGGTGGTTTTCGTACCCTGGCTACAACGAAATACTGACCGGTAAAGCGGACGAGCGGGTTGATTCAAACAAACCCATAGCAAACCCAAATGTGACTATCCTAGAGTGGCTGAATCAGCAAGAAAAATTCCAACACAATTTGGCTGCATTTGGCAGTTGGGATGTATTTCCTGCCATTATTAATCAAGAACGTAGCAAACTGCCGATAAATGCCGGTTTTATGTCAGCAGACTGGAGCGAGCTCACAGATAAAGCCAAATGGCTAAATGAATTACAAAAAGACATTCCTAGTCCTTGGCATAACGTGCGCCTTGATGCATTCACTGTGGGCTTTGCCCAAGAGTATATTCAGGTCAAACAACCAAGCGTGATTTATGTAGCACTCGGTGAAACTGACGACTTTGCTCATGATGGAGATTACCCAGCGTATTTACGCTCGGCTCGCTTAAGTGATGTGTTTATTAAACGCTTATGGGATATGTTACAAGCCATGCCTAAATACAAAGGTAATACTAATTTGCTGATCACCGTTGATCATGGGCGCGGGAATAGCATCGAAACTTGGCAGCACCACGCAAGCCCCAAAGCCACCCAAGGGTATTTGAGCGATCTAGCTGAGCATAAACATGGCATTAAAGGTTCGAACCAAGTGTGGATGGCGGCGATGGGGCCTGATATTCAGCCATCGGGGGAGGTGAGTAACAGTGAAACCTACCGGCTCAATCAAATCGCGGCGACGGCGTTAATATTGTTAGGCCAAAACCCGAGTGAATATGCCAAAATGAATGGTAAGCCAATAGGTGAAGCTCTGCCGATTATTAAGCCCTGAGCAAGCCTAACTCACTAAGCTAGCAACCAGTCATACATCATTCTGCCGGGGGTAAAGGTAAAGCCCCCGGCAATCAAAATTGCCCCCATATAGAGTAGGATCATACTGCGTTTATGCTTGGCAATATTCCCTTTTCGTACAGCGAAATAGGCACGTGGGACAGCGTATAGTACTAGCAGGCTAAATAAGTGTACGTATCCAAAGTGGCCAATCAGCACGGGGCCTACTACAGCGGCCATAAAAAGCGTGATAAGGGCAGTCGTGAGCATCAGGCTCATATATATTTTACCCAACAGGCGATGCGTTGGTGTCCCTTTGCGATTGGCCAATAAGTATGTGCCGATTAGAAAGGCAGGTAATACCGTGGCGAGGTGAAAATAGGCAAGTTGTAAATATGTCATGATGTTCCTATTCCTTGGATAATGGGGGTATTACAAAGCGCTCGAATCAGAAGCAGAATCATAGTCACAGTGACTAGAGATCAAAAGCCTAAATACACAAAAAAGCCCACTGTTTGTCTTATAAAACAGCGGGCTAGTGTATAGTGAGCCGACGTTAAACTGCGTCGAATGCCTGTTTTAAGTCTGCTTGTATATCATCAATGTGCTCAATACCAATGCACAGACGCAACATTTCTGGGCTCACGCCCGCACCTTTTAGCTCTTCTTCATTTAGCTGGCGATGGGTGGTTGAAGCAGGGTGGCAGGCTAAGGTTTTGGTATCACCAATATTCACCAAGCGTTTGATTAATTTAAGGGCATCGTAGAATTTCACGCCTGCGTCAAAACCGCCTTTAATACCAAATGTCATCAAAGAAGATGGGCGTCCATTGAAGTACTTTTGTGCCATCGGGTAATATTTATCACCTTCAAGACCCGCATAGCTTACCCATTCAACTTTCGGGTGGGCCTTAAGATACTCAGCGACAGCTATTGCATTGTCACAGTGACGTTCCATGCGCAAGGGTAAGGTTTCCATGCCTTGCATTAACATAAAAGCATTAATTGGGGACAATGCTGCGCCTGTATTGCGCAGGGGCACTGTACGCGCTCGAGCTACAAATGCCGCAGCACCAAATTCGCGGGTATACACCACGCCATGATAAGCAGGCTCGGGCTCATTTAGCATAGGGAAGCGCTCTTTATGCTCAGTCCAAGGGAATTTACCTGAATCCACTATGATACCGCCCAATGAATTACCGTGCCCTCCCATGTATTTAGTCAATGAATGGACGACTATATCAGCGCCGTATTCGATAGGGTTGAGCAGGGCAGGGGTGGCGACTGTGTTGTCCACCATAAGGGGGACGCCATGGGCATGGGCCATTTGAGCGATAGGTTCAATGTCGACTATGTTACCTGCGGGGTTGCCTATGGTTTCACAAAATACCGCTTTGGTTTTATCGTCGATCAGTTTCGCTAAATCATCGGCTTTGTCTGATTTAGCGAAGCGTACCTCAATGCCTTGTTTCGGTAACAAGTGAGCGAACAAAGTGTAAGTGCCACCATATAACTGTGGAGTGGCAACGATGTTATCGCCAGCTTCGGCGATGGTTAATATCGCATAGTTAATGGCTGCGCTGCCAGCAGAGACGACCAAGGCCGCTACGCCACCTTCAAGCGCTGCTACGCGCTTTTCAAGCACATCCCATGTGGGATTCATAATGCGTGTGTATATATTGCCAGGTACGGCTAAATCAAATAGGTCAGCGCCATGTTGGGCGTTGTCGAATTCGTACGCTACGGTTTGATAAATAGGAACCGCACAGGCCTTAGTCGTGGGATCTGTCTCGTATCCCTCGTGTATGCAGATAGTTTCCTTTTTCATGGTTATGCTCCTTTTTGTGAGTCGGTTTGAAGGGCTGAAAGAACCTAGGAATTACAGTACCAAAGGTTTGTCTGAAAACTAGCCTTTTATCAGAATTTTATGCTCTAAACTAGACGTTTTGTGGTGTGTTAACAAAAAAGAAACGAGCATCAATTGCTCACTGGACTTTGTTAACTATGACTAAAACTGGGCGATAAAATGCATTCCCGCCCATGATTGTTGGCGAGAGGTGTTCCCCTGAAGCGCAATGATATTGCCTCCTGCGGTATGCTCTGCAATTAACTTTACTCGTAATGCGTAAGAGATGAGTAGCTCTAAATTCACCCCGAATGTCACATGATTGTACCCGGCATGGTTGGCGGCATAACCATAATCCAAGGCTAACTTTAGGTAAGGCGTAACGCTCACGCTAGAGTGAAAATTGATAGGTGCACTTAGACCAAATTCAACAAAATAACCTTTGGCTTGGGTGCTGTAAATCACGTCAACATTGGGTATGAGTAATGGCATCTCAACCCACTGCACACTGAGGGCTAATTCGTTGTCGAATTGCGCATCTTTTAAGAACGCTAAATGCGTAACACTGAGGCTGTATTCCATCGCACTCATGTTGCCTTGATAAATAACAGCGAGGTTGAGTTCGTCATAATTAGCACGTTTGTGTGAGGCTAAGCCGTACGCACCTGACAGGATAAACTGTTCGGAAATCTCCTTGGTTATTGTGGACCAAATTATGCCTCCATTCGGCAGGTTATTGCGCCCTTCGGTTACATAACGACTGTCATACCCTATATCGATCTCTGTGCTTGGGCTAGCCCCAGCTGAGGCAAGGTAACTATACAAGGTGAACACTATAACAAAACGGAGCGTTTTCATGTTTTCCTTCTTTCGGCGTTGCCGGCATCGTTGGACAAATTGCAACCTTGTACTTGATTAGACTGTTTGGTTATTGCTTTTTTAAACGTTCGCTGAGTGATCACTTATTCACGTGCAATGATATTATGAAGTGATATTGCTGCAGGGTGCATACAAGCATAATGGCACTAAATGGAATGGGGTAAATTTATACTTTAGCCTAGTTCTATTTTTCTTATTCCAATCAGCCGCTTAAACTCACTTGTTGAAATGGACTGAAATATCTGGCAGGGATTGTGTACAAAGAGGTAGTATCAGTGGCAGATAAGTTAGTCGTGCATTGTCAGCATGAATGAGGTGAAAATTGAGATATGTAATCGGTGTTGTTTGGCTGATAAGTGTCAGTGTTAGTCAAGCGTTTGCGTTTACTAAAGAATTCACTGAGGCTGAGTTACAGCAGATGGTGAGTGCCATTATGCCTATCACGCGCAGTAAATTCTTCGTCACTATGACCCTATCTGAACCGCGACTTGATTTACTTGAGTCCAGTAATGAAATTGGCTTAGGTGCAAATATTAAAGCCAGTGCATTAGGATCGTATGGTGGTAGCGGCAGCGGGTATTTAACAGGGAACTTGTCCTACAATCAGGAGCAAGGTGCGCTGTATTTTGTCAATGCCAAGCTATTGGAGTTGAACTTAAATAATGTCTCTGAGGAGCAACAAGAAGACATCAAAAAACTATTGCAGCCCGTGGTGGGCACTATTTTAGGATCTCGGCCGATTTATGTACTTGATGACAGCGACCTCAAACAAAAGTTAGCTAAAGCAACCTTAGAATCGTTGGTAGTGAAAGACGGTAAGCTCATTATTACGTTAAGTGCTTTTTAGCTTGTCATCATTTGGTCACAGTTATCACAAAAGTATGCGCCTTATCACTATTTGTTAACATTAGTTGCCTCGGTCTTTTGTTTGAAAAATAGTCTGTTTAGACTAGCGTTGTTCATTACAAAACAAGTGGCGACTCTATATGAAAACCTTATTGCTCATTCCTATTTATGCCTTTTTTCTTTCTGGTTGCGCGTCCGCTGTTAAGCGCCATGAACTGGCGCAAGGGCATCTAAATAAAACCGTCGATTGCGAGGTCGCTCATGCTGATATTGCTGAGCTTGAGTCACATAAAACATCCACCGGTGAGAAACTTGTCAATGGCGTGGCGTCGATCTTGCCAACATCGATTTTGCTAAATGTGATTTTGGGGGAGTTTACTAGCCGCGCCGCCATTGCAACTGGCGCATTCGACTCAAAAGTCGACAGTAAGATCCAAGATATACAAAGCGATTGTATGCTGGCTGAAAATGACAACAAAGTGATGTTAGTGAAGCAATAAATTAGCAATAAAAGCTTACTCAAAAAGGGCTGTGTATTTATCCTATGCGGTTAAAATTATAAAGACAGAATTTGTTTATTCTGTGGAAATCATAAAACACTCCATTGTAAATCTGCACAATAATTGCCTTGCTTTGCCCATCCCTAGTCGTTGTAGAATGAGGCTTTGGCTGTTATCAATATAGCCTGCCTTGTTTTCTAGAATACAACGACCTGTGGGGTCGATAAGAGCAATGAATGCTTCTCGACCCAACCACGACTATGCTTTTAGCTTTGCCCAGTCAGTGCATTTGTGCCACATAAATAAGACTGTCGGACAAAGCGGAACAGACAGTGACAAATTTATCGGGAATATAATTTGAACCGCTTTAGCTTTATATTTACTGCACCTAAGTTGTTATTGATGCTGGTTTTGTTGTTTGTTTTTACAGTAGGATAAAGAGAACAATAAAAATAGAAGGTATGCAGCATGAAAAAATCACTTACTTGGGCGAATTCTTTAGATTGGTTTTTGGCGCTGTTGGCTTTATTAACAGGTTTAGCTGTATTACACACGTTTGTACTGGGAGAACACTACATTATTCCTACCATTCTATTGGTCGTTAGCGTAATTTTGGGGAACCTAGCTTGGTATGGATTCGCGCAGGTAAACTGGGCGAAACGGGTGAACTTCTGGTGTGGTTTTCTACTAACATCTCATGGTGTATTTGCTCTGTTTTGGTCGAAAAAATACCGAGAAGTGCTAGGCGACCAGTTTGAGTTAGTGTGCGCCGTGATCACCTTAACGTTTTTGGTGTTGACTTGGATGTATGCAAAAAACAATAAATTGTTTGCTAAATATTAAGCCCCTTGAAGGTTAACTTTCTCTGCTTTTACCACGACAAACGCTTCAGCTTCTTTTGACAAGGTTCTGGCGGAAAGATAATTTTTTCCGCCTTTGTGGTGCAATAACCAACCGCTGTCAGTGGCTTCAACCTCGTTGATATCAGTCCACAGCAGCGTGTTTTTTACGTGTATCGACTCGCTACTGATCCCCTCTTCATCAACTGTTAATTTCAGTTCTGTGTTTGCTGCCTTACTGATTAGTTGTCGGCCCAACCACCAGGCTTTTTTATAGCGCACACTGAAGGCCTCAAGGCCGCCTAAGGCGACTATAAACCAAGCCACAAACGGGTCTGTCTCGGTAAACATAAGCAACATTAACCCTGCTAAACCCAGTGCCATTGCTATCGTATAGGCTTTTATCGGCGTAGCTGATGTAGCTGATGTAGCAGAGGCATCGTAGGTTTCTATGAAGTGGCTTTTGTCTAATATATAGGTGGTTGAGTAATGAAATGGTGTGGTCATTGTCTGAGTTATTTAAACGAAAGCAGTAGTGTATCACCTTAGCTGCGGTTTTTACGTGAAAGATGGAGCGCGCGCGGTAGGAGTGGTGCAAATACGAGCGCGTCTGGTGATAGTATGAGGCCATTTTGCAATCGCAAAGCCAAATATTAAGCCTCGCTAATCTATCGAAAAACTGTTGCTGTTAAACGTGTCGGGGGCTACTCATCTTCTGGAACCTCGACCACTTCTTTTATATCGGCAAGCTGTTGTTTTAGGATGTCGATGCGTTTTTCCATGGCAGTACGCTGATCTTTATCTGTATCTTGCAGTTGTGCTTCCAAGGTTTTGATTTGTGCTAGAAGCTCTACCCGATTACTGGCTTGCTGCTGCGCTTGCTCGGCTTTATCAAACACCACGTCTTCGGCGGTGGAGTCACTTTTTACTTGGTTAAATGCGGGGGAGTGGGCGATTTTGCGCTGAACATCAGGGCCAGCGTGCTGGCTAACAAAGGTCGGAGACATAATTTCAATGTCGTTGTCGTGTAAACAATCAAGCACGTGTCTGTGCAGATTTGAACGAGCGGTTAATAGGTTTTTGACCTCAACTAATAACCCGCTGACTTTATAACCCACTGAAAAATCACCGAGCTGAGTAACGTGTACAAAGGGCTCTTCAAGCCCAGCTTTTTCAGCAGCTTGAAGTAGCAATTCATCAATTTTACTGTGATGTAAGTCGTAGCCTAACGATAATTCGGCACTGATAATAGTGCCGGAACGGCGGATAACACTGACGGGTTTATTGATCAGTAAACTGTTGGGCACAGATATCAATTCGCGGGTCTGGGTTTGAATTTCGCAGTCAAATAACCCCAGCTCAGTTACTCGGCCAAAAATTGTGTCGAAACTAATAAAATCACCAGTGCGAAAGGGTTGAGTAAAGCGCATCATCGCCCCAGCCAATAAGTTACCAAACAAAGTAGTGGACGAAAACGCCAAAATACCCGACAGCAATAAGCCGATTAAACTGAGAATTTGAACTTCAGTGTTTTCAGACAAAGGCAGGGTAATCACCACTGTGACTAAACCGACCAACATCAACATTAATACGCCAAGTTGACGGGCGAATATGTTTTCGTTGCCAGTGTGCTTAAGTTTGTTGAGTAATAAAGATTGGGCTAACCAAGTTAAAAAGCCAAATACCAG from the Paraglaciecola mesophila genome contains:
- a CDS encoding YcxB family protein, coding for MTTPFHYSTTYILDKSHFIETYDASATSATSATPIKAYTIAMALGLAGLMLLMFTETDPFVAWFIVALGGLEAFSVRYKKAWWLGRQLISKAANTELKLTVDEEGISSESIHVKNTLLWTDINEVEATDSGWLLHHKGGKNYLSARTLSKEAEAFVVVKAEKVNLQGA
- a CDS encoding mechanosensitive ion channel family protein, whose product is MPLSDNFISDWLPVIITLLVFGFLTWLAQSLLLNKLKHTGNENIFARQLGVLMLMLVGLVTVVITLPLSENTEVQILSLIGLLLSGILAFSSTTLFGNLLAGAMMRFTQPFRTGDFISFDTIFGRVTELGLFDCEIQTQTRELISVPNSLLINKPVSVIRRSGTIISAELSLGYDLHHSKIDELLLQAAEKAGLEEPFVHVTQLGDFSVGYKVSGLLVEVKNLLTARSNLHRHVLDCLHDNDIEIMSPTFVSQHAGPDVQRKIAHSPAFNQVKSDSTAEDVVFDKAEQAQQQASNRVELLAQIKTLEAQLQDTDKDQRTAMEKRIDILKQQLADIKEVVEVPEDE